Proteins encoded within one genomic window of Lysinibacillus sphaericus:
- a CDS encoding AAA family ATPase, with translation MNDNHQEKELFYPDGTLMYRGGVKKNDFGHDIYDGKGTIFDQEGERLFEGEFVNHMKQGNGIMYLKGQMIYQGEFIQNKKQGNGILYKDGKIYYEGHFRNDLMDGYGILYFEETVIAPFKEIRAQYPHLNRPHYEGEFVHGMKKGKGTQYYPSGFLQYEGDFMWNHMQGAGKLYYAPETPSTVEIESALTPLYYEGYFFEDMKHGKGKVYSRQGVLEAEGQFKEDAMTGKGTLYYANGQASYIGDLVNGEKHGRGDYYNEAGKIIYSGEFIHGERLRITPEVEREINKLQAQLDGLVGLPNAKKELHNLINFIKIQSLRVDHGLTSFPITYHLVFSGNPGTGKTTVARIIGQIYKHLGVLSSGHFVETDRAGLVAGYVGQTALKVQEVVKKATGGVLFIDEAYSLIHDKQDAFGKEAIDSLLKAMEDLRDDLVIIVAGYTELMEAFLQANPGFKSRFNHFVQFDNFTTDELYEIFAMLCKNNDYRYGDTFTHHMKAQLTQIPVESIPNFSNGRYIRNVFEKLVTIQSNRLIQQPTITRNELMEFTASDIEQAIAENLFDSTF, from the coding sequence ATGAACGATAATCATCAAGAAAAAGAGCTTTTTTACCCAGATGGGACATTAATGTACCGTGGTGGCGTTAAGAAAAATGATTTTGGTCATGATATATACGATGGCAAGGGGACGATTTTTGATCAAGAAGGTGAACGATTATTTGAAGGTGAATTTGTTAACCATATGAAGCAAGGTAACGGCATCATGTATTTAAAGGGACAAATGATTTATCAAGGCGAATTTATTCAAAATAAAAAACAAGGCAATGGTATTTTATATAAAGATGGAAAGATTTATTACGAGGGCCATTTTCGTAATGATTTAATGGATGGCTATGGTATTTTGTATTTTGAAGAGACTGTCATTGCACCTTTTAAAGAAATACGGGCGCAATATCCGCATTTAAATCGACCACATTATGAAGGTGAATTTGTACATGGCATGAAAAAAGGGAAAGGTACACAATATTACCCAAGTGGTTTTTTACAATATGAAGGCGATTTTATGTGGAACCATATGCAAGGGGCAGGGAAGCTGTACTATGCCCCCGAAACACCAAGCACAGTGGAAATTGAATCTGCTTTAACACCCCTTTACTATGAAGGGTATTTTTTTGAAGATATGAAGCATGGTAAAGGAAAAGTGTATTCAAGACAGGGTGTGCTAGAAGCGGAAGGTCAATTTAAAGAGGATGCGATGACAGGGAAAGGCACTCTTTATTATGCCAATGGACAGGCATCTTATATTGGCGACCTTGTAAATGGGGAAAAGCATGGTCGCGGGGATTATTATAATGAGGCTGGTAAAATTATCTATAGCGGGGAGTTTATCCACGGAGAACGTTTACGTATTACGCCTGAAGTAGAGAGAGAGATTAACAAGCTACAGGCGCAATTAGATGGTCTTGTCGGGCTGCCGAATGCCAAGAAGGAATTACATAATTTAATCAACTTCATTAAAATTCAAAGTTTACGTGTCGATCATGGCTTAACGAGTTTTCCAATTACGTATCATCTAGTCTTCTCCGGTAACCCTGGAACAGGCAAAACGACTGTTGCGCGCATTATTGGGCAAATATACAAACATCTTGGTGTATTGTCTAGTGGGCATTTTGTTGAAACCGATCGAGCGGGATTAGTAGCAGGTTATGTTGGTCAAACCGCCTTAAAGGTACAGGAAGTAGTGAAAAAAGCGACCGGTGGTGTGTTATTTATCGACGAGGCTTATTCATTAATTCATGATAAACAAGATGCATTTGGTAAAGAGGCCATTGATAGCTTATTAAAGGCAATGGAGGATTTACGGGATGATTTAGTCATTATTGTAGCTGGTTATACCGAGCTGATGGAGGCATTTTTACAAGCCAATCCAGGTTTTAAATCGCGTTTTAATCATTTTGTGCAGTTTGATAATTTTACTACGGACGAGCTGTATGAAATTTTTGCGATGCTCTGTAAAAATAACGATTATCGTTATGGTGATACCTTTACCCACCATATGAAAGCACAATTAACTCAAATTCCTGTTGAATCCATCCCGAACTTTTCAAATGGACGTTATATCCGAAATGTCTTTGAAAAGCTGGTAACAATCCAGTCGAATCGTTTAATCCAACAGCCTACTATTACAAGAAATGAACTGATGGAATTTACGGCTTCAGATATTGAACAAGCGATTGCGGAAAATCTTTTTGATAGTACGTTTTAA
- a CDS encoding VOC family protein, which translates to MKITQLDHLVLTVKNIEETCTFYQQILGMEIVSFGEGRKALRFGQQKINLHEVGKEFEPKAIRPTSGSADLCFITEVPLPAVIKHLHQFAIRIEEGPINRTGAIGPITSVYIRDPDNNLIEIANY; encoded by the coding sequence ATGAAAATTACACAGCTAGATCATTTAGTTTTAACTGTAAAAAATATTGAAGAAACATGTACTTTTTATCAACAAATATTAGGAATGGAAATCGTGTCATTCGGAGAAGGAAGAAAGGCACTTCGCTTTGGCCAACAAAAAATAAACTTACATGAAGTAGGTAAAGAATTCGAACCTAAAGCCATTAGACCTACATCAGGCAGTGCTGATTTATGTTTCATTACGGAAGTACCTTTACCCGCTGTCATAAAACATTTACATCAATTTGCTATTCGAATAGAAGAAGGACCAATTAATAGAACAGGAGCTATTGGCCCCATTACTTCAGTCTATATTCGTGATCCTGACAACAATTTAATCGAAATTGCTAATTATTAA
- a CDS encoding DUF1963 domain-containing protein, with product MNIAQIKHALFKKATIFQTGGYRPTEELGESWIGKVVWEKEGETIPSNFDPICTMFLYNLPYVPKELTSYQLLTLYMDFDVFNNLDRDDLVSFFKINCYTELDELQKVNKQSKKIKPFPLTPVFINNDAPAWEDSDSIAPAIENEILRLEFEEDIEYYDDIVEKIYATHKIGGYPSFTQSGVSFGEEYPFIFQISSDEKARFNIIDSGSFYFFYNPEKGDWIVYCDFY from the coding sequence TTGAATATTGCACAAATTAAACATGCACTATTTAAAAAGGCTACTATCTTTCAAACAGGAGGATACCGACCAACAGAGGAATTAGGTGAAAGTTGGATTGGCAAAGTTGTATGGGAAAAAGAAGGAGAAACTATTCCATCTAATTTCGACCCTATTTGTACAATGTTTTTATATAATTTACCTTATGTACCAAAGGAATTAACAAGTTATCAATTATTAACCCTATATATGGACTTCGATGTATTCAATAATCTAGATAGAGATGATTTAGTTTCATTTTTTAAGATCAATTGTTATACGGAACTGGATGAATTACAAAAGGTAAATAAACAATCTAAGAAAATAAAGCCTTTTCCTTTAACCCCTGTATTCATTAATAATGATGCACCTGCTTGGGAAGATTCGGATAGTATTGCCCCAGCAATTGAAAATGAAATTTTACGGCTTGAATTTGAGGAGGACATTGAATATTACGATGACATTGTTGAAAAAATATATGCCACGCATAAAATTGGCGGGTATCCTTCTTTTACTCAAAGTGGCGTTTCTTTCGGGGAAGAATACCCATTTATATTTCAAATAAGTTCTGATGAAAAGGCTCGCTTCAATATTATAGATAGTGGTAGTTTTTATTTTTTCTACAATCCAGAAAAAGGGGATTGGATTGTGTACTGTGATTTTTATTAA
- a CDS encoding DMT family transporter → MRDLKKGTIYAIISALCFGIMPIFAIKAYSFGMSVYTLLVLRFSISSLLFFIFLIWKKTTFKIGKKDFKLLFLLGGVLFTLLSVLHFESLKYLTSSMAVLLLFSFPIFVSIFSFFIYKEKLKIQSIIALLFTFISMIFLLGVSFQGINMKGVALALLAAIVYALYMILGKKVTDNNSPVVTSTYVTLFAALGVILIGLIRNELHWNFTSNAWIYVFCIVVISTIIGEITLFKSLQILNSTNVSMISMVEPIFTSIFGLLFLQEVMQPLQLLGGLFILIGLTFLIYFQNKI, encoded by the coding sequence GTGAGAGATTTAAAAAAGGGCACTATTTATGCAATTATTTCAGCTTTATGCTTTGGCATAATGCCTATTTTCGCAATAAAAGCATATAGCTTTGGTATGTCCGTTTATACATTACTCGTTTTAAGATTTTCAATAAGCTCTTTATTATTTTTTATATTTCTAATATGGAAAAAAACAACGTTTAAAATAGGCAAAAAGGATTTCAAGTTACTTTTTCTATTAGGTGGTGTGTTATTTACACTGCTTTCAGTCTTGCATTTTGAATCATTAAAATATCTAACATCATCGATGGCCGTCTTATTATTATTTTCATTTCCTATATTTGTATCAATTTTTTCTTTTTTTATCTACAAAGAAAAGTTAAAGATACAATCAATCATCGCTTTATTATTCACCTTTATTAGCATGATTTTTTTATTAGGGGTTTCTTTTCAAGGTATAAATATGAAAGGTGTAGCTTTAGCGTTACTAGCAGCTATTGTCTACGCACTTTATATGATCCTTGGAAAAAAAGTCACTGATAATAACTCCCCAGTCGTAACAAGTACGTATGTTACCTTATTTGCTGCACTAGGTGTAATTTTAATTGGCCTAATTAGAAATGAACTACATTGGAATTTTACTTCAAATGCATGGATTTACGTATTCTGCATTGTTGTTATTTCAACTATTATTGGCGAAATAACGTTATTTAAATCTCTACAGATTCTTAATTCAACAAATGTTTCTATGATAAGTATGGTCGAACCGATATTTACTTCTATTTTTGGCTTACTATTTTTGCAGGAAGTTATGCAACCGCTTCAATTATTAGGAGGCTTATTTATCTTAATCGGATTAACTTTTTTAATATATTTTCAAAACAAAATTTAG
- a CDS encoding histidine--tRNA ligase, producing the protein MVLNLSEQKLSIPEGTEDVLGLDMRYREHIINIIKEVYENYGFNPHKTPILEYLETFNGHHGEGEKLFFHIKDKNDKDLIARYDLTVPLARVASMYPDLPRPYKRYQIGPSFRDDEPGKSHFREFTQCDADIIGADSLLAEIDITVMAHELLTILGIKNFVLKINHRLLIQALALKVGLQSKEEHLGLQRALDYADKVSKDGLQGVKNKLLENNIPLNIANQTLMEIESFANLLTQFDDLQNQINQIEKFFDNCPSAAKAAADLKFIMSYLPKNVQSNIKIDLTLARGADYYTGYILEGVAIDTEIGAILGGGRYNQLVSAVGNANEAGVGLAFGLERLLSVLKSLDYIDKNIELPSKILLANTNVEFHPKLFVIARELRKYYDVDIYYNQSPFGDIVHFAQQNKHQMIIELIGKQPLIHAVIENETMQSKVTDILNNLDCI; encoded by the coding sequence ATGGTTTTAAATCTAAGTGAACAGAAACTATCCATTCCTGAAGGAACCGAAGATGTTTTAGGGCTTGATATGAGATATCGAGAACACATCATCAATATTATTAAAGAAGTATATGAAAACTATGGTTTTAATCCACATAAAACACCTATTTTAGAATACTTAGAGACATTTAACGGACACCACGGAGAAGGAGAAAAGTTATTTTTTCATATAAAAGATAAAAACGACAAGGATTTAATTGCTCGCTATGATTTAACCGTTCCACTGGCTAGAGTAGCAAGTATGTATCCAGATTTACCAAGACCTTATAAAAGATATCAAATTGGTCCCTCTTTTAGAGATGACGAGCCTGGAAAAAGTCATTTTAGAGAATTTACCCAATGCGATGCTGATATAATTGGCGCAGACAGTTTATTAGCTGAAATCGACATTACAGTAATGGCACATGAATTACTAACTATATTAGGCATAAAAAACTTTGTTTTAAAAATAAACCACCGACTACTTATACAAGCTTTAGCACTGAAAGTCGGTTTGCAGAGCAAAGAAGAGCACCTCGGATTACAAAGAGCTTTAGACTATGCTGATAAAGTGTCTAAAGATGGATTACAAGGTGTTAAAAACAAACTATTAGAAAATAATATTCCTTTAAATATCGCAAATCAAACCCTAATGGAAATTGAGAGTTTTGCTAACCTTTTAACGCAATTTGATGATTTACAAAATCAAATCAATCAAATTGAAAAGTTCTTTGATAACTGCCCTTCCGCAGCAAAGGCGGCAGCCGATTTGAAATTTATCATGTCTTATTTGCCAAAAAATGTTCAATCCAATATAAAAATAGATTTAACATTAGCAAGAGGAGCCGATTATTATACAGGTTATATATTAGAGGGCGTTGCAATCGATACTGAAATCGGAGCAATTTTAGGCGGTGGGCGATACAATCAGTTAGTTTCAGCTGTTGGCAATGCAAATGAAGCAGGCGTTGGCTTAGCCTTTGGTTTAGAAAGACTGTTATCCGTTTTGAAAAGCTTAGATTATATTGATAAAAATATCGAGCTACCTTCCAAAATATTGTTAGCTAATACCAACGTAGAATTCCATCCAAAACTATTTGTGATTGCTCGGGAATTAAGAAAATACTATGATGTGGATATTTATTATAATCAATCTCCATTTGGTGACATCGTCCATTTCGCTCAACAAAATAAGCATCAAATGATTATAGAACTTATTGGAAAACAACCATTAATTCACGCTGTCATAGAGAATGAGACCATGCAGTCAAAAGTGACTGATATTTTAAATAATTTAGACTGTATCTAA
- a CDS encoding PD-(D/E)XK nuclease family protein, protein MFDISPFPAFSWSLSRHKTLTSCARKYGYEYYFAHNGWLSYQVEPFHQHVYRLKKLQAMPILFGQIVHRLIEQTIIDYLQTGAVPSVAELVNRARGQLNAAFIDSTRHGDLWRHQPNKYYMMQEIYYDGQLNAELITDYKSRLEAVFTNFLLSETFMQITAQTGSLRIGEPEQFRSMKIEDTQVFVVMDFHYYDDMADKWIIIDWKTGGKSDDDRQQLALYAYYVQQKYGVMLEKIEVYNEYLLTGQRKQYTFTSFDMDTILHTFRRSVLEMKKFQADILTNEPVDIEDFQQTTDEWRCKGCNFKELCYTK, encoded by the coding sequence ATGTTTGACATATCACCATTTCCAGCTTTTTCTTGGTCACTTTCACGCCATAAAACGTTAACGAGCTGCGCCAGAAAATATGGATATGAATATTATTTTGCTCATAATGGCTGGTTGAGCTATCAAGTTGAGCCCTTTCATCAGCATGTGTATCGCTTAAAAAAGTTGCAAGCGATGCCTATTTTATTTGGACAAATTGTTCACCGGCTCATCGAACAAACCATTATTGATTATTTGCAAACGGGGGCAGTGCCGTCAGTTGCGGAGCTTGTTAATCGTGCTCGTGGTCAACTAAATGCCGCCTTTATTGATTCAACCCGTCATGGAGACTTGTGGCGACATCAGCCTAATAAGTATTACATGATGCAGGAAATTTACTATGATGGTCAACTAAATGCTGAATTGATAACAGACTATAAAAGTAGGTTGGAAGCAGTTTTTACAAACTTTCTTCTAAGTGAGACGTTTATGCAAATAACTGCGCAAACAGGTTCATTACGGATTGGCGAACCCGAACAGTTTCGCTCAATGAAAATTGAGGATACACAGGTTTTTGTGGTGATGGACTTTCATTATTACGATGATATGGCCGATAAATGGATTATTATCGATTGGAAGACCGGAGGAAAATCCGATGATGATCGTCAGCAGTTAGCGCTCTATGCCTATTACGTCCAACAAAAATACGGGGTAATGTTAGAGAAAATTGAGGTATACAATGAATATTTACTAACGGGGCAGCGAAAACAATATACATTTACATCATTTGATATGGACACTATTTTACATACATTTCGACGTAGTGTACTGGAAATGAAAAAGTTTCAAGCAGATATTCTGACAAACGAGCCAGTGGATATTGAAGACTTTCAGCAAACGACGGATGAATGGCGCTGTAAAGGCTGTAATTTTAAAGAATTATGTTATACCAAATGA
- a CDS encoding sulfite exporter TauE/SafE family protein, with amino-acid sequence MEYVLFLVIGIAGNLIGTLVGGGGLITLPTMMLMGVPVHSAIGANKVSNMVSAFSSFYTIYRRKELSWAEMRSVLLVSLIGGTLGGLFASFLNGQTLTLIAIILLGFALIMSFIGGADFGEVDSFKMNRKTGPILLGVGFYDGLFGPGSSTLALYTYAHEKLSYIKAVGLSRVGVFAMCAGAAITYIATGKIEWPLTIVLMIGSIIGAQIGIILATKVKANQVKILLRVVTIVLILQLCYDFFHQL; translated from the coding sequence ATGGAATACGTTTTATTTTTAGTAATCGGTATTGCAGGAAATCTAATTGGTACATTAGTCGGCGGTGGGGGTTTAATCACATTGCCAACGATGATGCTGATGGGCGTGCCGGTTCACTCAGCGATTGGGGCAAATAAAGTTTCCAATATGGTCAGTGCTTTTTCTAGCTTTTATACGATTTATAGAAGAAAGGAATTGTCATGGGCGGAAATGCGTTCCGTTTTGCTAGTATCTTTAATTGGGGGAACATTAGGTGGGCTTTTTGCTTCCTTTCTGAATGGTCAGACGTTAACACTAATTGCTATTATTTTATTAGGCTTTGCACTAATCATGTCCTTTATCGGTGGGGCTGATTTTGGTGAAGTGGACAGTTTTAAAATGAATCGAAAAACAGGTCCCATTTTGCTTGGGGTAGGATTTTATGATGGGTTATTTGGTCCGGGTAGTAGTACGTTAGCGTTATATACTTATGCCCATGAAAAACTTTCCTATATAAAAGCAGTAGGTTTGTCTCGTGTAGGCGTTTTTGCCATGTGTGCTGGGGCAGCTATTACGTATATTGCAACGGGAAAAATTGAATGGCCGCTAACAATTGTCTTAATGATAGGTTCCATTATTGGTGCACAAATAGGCATTATCCTAGCTACTAAGGTAAAAGCGAATCAAGTAAAAATTCTGTTACGCGTTGTCACAATTGTGTTGATTTTGCAACTTTGTTATGATTTCTTCCACCAGTTATAA